In Drosophila santomea strain STO CAGO 1482 chromosome 3L, Prin_Dsan_1.1, whole genome shotgun sequence, a single window of DNA contains:
- the LOC120450620 gene encoding synaptic vesicle 2-related protein isoform X1 yields MSDIDEVFTKLGFGKMQFIILFCCFLMQIWMTNEQLGFGVVIAGASCEMDIHDRRLAWLLAANFSAQMISCFIWGELADLYGRRRVIGFASIVAIIFSLISALMPEYWSFMAVRTVCGFFIVASVVSLSTYLSEFTKVSLRPRVLTIMGYSLGVSMIYVPSLGGALLSMRMEPSGWRILLLCNQLPGIIGTTLLIFLPESPKYYLSIDDQEKAMKVMERVCRMNKGKDVTLKSLGVESLTQARLRPPNEERGQCHETKVLMVKYGKVIWFFFFIFFTLTGLGFALPIWMTRIRVLTSTFGDRNTICEHMEHISAQLSGDKDCHLTYEQMKDPLIHGCVVLCLFIATSVFLIWLSRRAVIIAFVCVSILGCVALNFMEHPALILISFFAIIDPLICSVRLAGSLLIDCVPTHLRGKAFALITMIGRSGVLITSVYVGYTLSHSCYVTFNTFIVVLIVCGMLVYWLPTHFKHSSFTN; encoded by the exons ATGAGTGACATAGATGAGGTTTTTACCAAGCTGG GGTTCGGCAAGATGCAGttcataattttgttttgctgctttCTAATGCAGATTTGGATGACCAATGAGCAGCTGGGATTTGGTGTGGTGATAGCAGGGGCAAGTTGTGAAATGGATATACACGACCGGCGGTTGGCCTGGTTATTGGCTGCCAATTTCTCGGCCCAGATGATATCTTGTTTTATATGGGGCGAGCTGGCGGATCTGTACGGCAGACGCAGGGTCATCGGGTTTGCATCAATCGTTGCGATTATATTTTCCCTGATCTCGGCTCTCATGCCGGAGTATTGGAGCTTCATGGCCGTGCGTACAGTTTGTGGCTTCTT TATTGTGGCGTCTGTTGTCAGCCTATCGACGTACTTGAGTGAATTCACCAAGGTCTCCTTGCGACCCAGGGTGCTGACCATCATGGGCTATTCCCTCGGAGTAAGCATGATCTACGTGCCGT CTCTGGGCGGTGCGCTGCTGTCGATGCGAATGGAGCCCAGTGGCTGGCGCATCCTGCTGCTGTGCAACCAGCTGCCCGGAATCATCGGAACCACTCTTCTCATATTCCTGCCCGAGAGTCCCAAGTACTATCTGTCGATTGACGACCAGGAGAAGGCCATGAAGGTCATGGAAAGGGTCTGCCGAATGAACAAGGGCAAGGATGTTACACTGAAGAGTCTGGGCGTGGAGTCGCTCACCCAGGCGCGCCTGCGTCCACC AAACGAGGAGCGCGGTCAGTGTCACGAAACCAAAGTGCTTATGGTAAAATATGGCAAGGtcatttggtttttcttcTTTATATTCTTTACCCTTACGGGCCT AGGTTTTGCTCTGCCCATCTGGATGACGCGAATCCGGGTTCTTACGTCTACGTTTGGTGACAGGAATACAATATGTGAACACATGGAACACATTAGTGCACAGCTGAGTGGCGATAAAGAC TGCCACCTGACCTATGAGCAAATGAAGGATCCACTGATACACGGATGCGTTGTCCTCTGCCTCTTTATTGCCACCAGTGTGTTCCTGATTTGGCTGAGTCGTCGAGCGGTAATTATAGCCTTTGTTTGCGTTTCCATTCTCGGATGCGTAGCCCTTAACTTCATGGAGCATCCCGCCCTGATACTGATCAGTTTCTTCGCCATAATCGATCCGCTCATATGCAGCGTCAGATTGGCCGGTTCCTTGCTCATTGATTGTGTACCCACTCATCTAAG GGGCAAGGCATTTGCTCTTATCACTATGATAGGTCGGTCCGGGGTTTTGATAACCAGTGTGTATGTTGGATATACCTTGTCGCACAGCTGCTACGTAACCTTCAATACCTTTATTGTAGTGCTCATAG TCTGCGGCATGCTTGTGTACTGGCTACCAACCCATTTTAAACACTCAAGCTTTACAAATTAg
- the LOC120450620 gene encoding synaptic vesicle 2-related protein isoform X2, protein MRFLPSWIWMTNEQLGFGVVIAGASCEMDIHDRRLAWLLAANFSAQMISCFIWGELADLYGRRRVIGFASIVAIIFSLISALMPEYWSFMAVRTVCGFFIVASVVSLSTYLSEFTKVSLRPRVLTIMGYSLGVSMIYVPSLGGALLSMRMEPSGWRILLLCNQLPGIIGTTLLIFLPESPKYYLSIDDQEKAMKVMERVCRMNKGKDVTLKSLGVESLTQARLRPPNEERGQCHETKVLMVKYGKVIWFFFFIFFTLTGLGFALPIWMTRIRVLTSTFGDRNTICEHMEHISAQLSGDKDCHLTYEQMKDPLIHGCVVLCLFIATSVFLIWLSRRAVIIAFVCVSILGCVALNFMEHPALILISFFAIIDPLICSVRLAGSLLIDCVPTHLRGKAFALITMIGRSGVLITSVYVGYTLSHSCYVTFNTFIVVLIVCGMLVYWLPTHFKHSSFTN, encoded by the exons ATGAGGTTTTTACCAAGCTGG ATTTGGATGACCAATGAGCAGCTGGGATTTGGTGTGGTGATAGCAGGGGCAAGTTGTGAAATGGATATACACGACCGGCGGTTGGCCTGGTTATTGGCTGCCAATTTCTCGGCCCAGATGATATCTTGTTTTATATGGGGCGAGCTGGCGGATCTGTACGGCAGACGCAGGGTCATCGGGTTTGCATCAATCGTTGCGATTATATTTTCCCTGATCTCGGCTCTCATGCCGGAGTATTGGAGCTTCATGGCCGTGCGTACAGTTTGTGGCTTCTT TATTGTGGCGTCTGTTGTCAGCCTATCGACGTACTTGAGTGAATTCACCAAGGTCTCCTTGCGACCCAGGGTGCTGACCATCATGGGCTATTCCCTCGGAGTAAGCATGATCTACGTGCCGT CTCTGGGCGGTGCGCTGCTGTCGATGCGAATGGAGCCCAGTGGCTGGCGCATCCTGCTGCTGTGCAACCAGCTGCCCGGAATCATCGGAACCACTCTTCTCATATTCCTGCCCGAGAGTCCCAAGTACTATCTGTCGATTGACGACCAGGAGAAGGCCATGAAGGTCATGGAAAGGGTCTGCCGAATGAACAAGGGCAAGGATGTTACACTGAAGAGTCTGGGCGTGGAGTCGCTCACCCAGGCGCGCCTGCGTCCACC AAACGAGGAGCGCGGTCAGTGTCACGAAACCAAAGTGCTTATGGTAAAATATGGCAAGGtcatttggtttttcttcTTTATATTCTTTACCCTTACGGGCCT AGGTTTTGCTCTGCCCATCTGGATGACGCGAATCCGGGTTCTTACGTCTACGTTTGGTGACAGGAATACAATATGTGAACACATGGAACACATTAGTGCACAGCTGAGTGGCGATAAAGAC TGCCACCTGACCTATGAGCAAATGAAGGATCCACTGATACACGGATGCGTTGTCCTCTGCCTCTTTATTGCCACCAGTGTGTTCCTGATTTGGCTGAGTCGTCGAGCGGTAATTATAGCCTTTGTTTGCGTTTCCATTCTCGGATGCGTAGCCCTTAACTTCATGGAGCATCCCGCCCTGATACTGATCAGTTTCTTCGCCATAATCGATCCGCTCATATGCAGCGTCAGATTGGCCGGTTCCTTGCTCATTGATTGTGTACCCACTCATCTAAG GGGCAAGGCATTTGCTCTTATCACTATGATAGGTCGGTCCGGGGTTTTGATAACCAGTGTGTATGTTGGATATACCTTGTCGCACAGCTGCTACGTAACCTTCAATACCTTTATTGTAGTGCTCATAG TCTGCGGCATGCTTGTGTACTGGCTACCAACCCATTTTAAACACTCAAGCTTTACAAATTAg
- the LOC120450620 gene encoding putative transporter SVOPL isoform X4, whose amino-acid sequence MRMEPSGWRILLLCNQLPGIIGTTLLIFLPESPKYYLSIDDQEKAMKVMERVCRMNKGKDVTLKSLGVESLTQARLRPPNEERGQCHETKVLMVKYGKVIWFFFFIFFTLTGLGFALPIWMTRIRVLTSTFGDRNTICEHMEHISAQLSGDKDCHLTYEQMKDPLIHGCVVLCLFIATSVFLIWLSRRAVIIAFVCVSILGCVALNFMEHPALILISFFAIIDPLICSVRLAGSLLIDCVPTHLRGKAFALITMIGRSGVLITSVYVGYTLSHSCYVTFNTFIVVLIVCGMLVYWLPTHFKHSSFTN is encoded by the exons ATGCGAATGGAGCCCAGTGGCTGGCGCATCCTGCTGCTGTGCAACCAGCTGCCCGGAATCATCGGAACCACTCTTCTCATATTCCTGCCCGAGAGTCCCAAGTACTATCTGTCGATTGACGACCAGGAGAAGGCCATGAAGGTCATGGAAAGGGTCTGCCGAATGAACAAGGGCAAGGATGTTACACTGAAGAGTCTGGGCGTGGAGTCGCTCACCCAGGCGCGCCTGCGTCCACC AAACGAGGAGCGCGGTCAGTGTCACGAAACCAAAGTGCTTATGGTAAAATATGGCAAGGtcatttggtttttcttcTTTATATTCTTTACCCTTACGGGCCT AGGTTTTGCTCTGCCCATCTGGATGACGCGAATCCGGGTTCTTACGTCTACGTTTGGTGACAGGAATACAATATGTGAACACATGGAACACATTAGTGCACAGCTGAGTGGCGATAAAGAC TGCCACCTGACCTATGAGCAAATGAAGGATCCACTGATACACGGATGCGTTGTCCTCTGCCTCTTTATTGCCACCAGTGTGTTCCTGATTTGGCTGAGTCGTCGAGCGGTAATTATAGCCTTTGTTTGCGTTTCCATTCTCGGATGCGTAGCCCTTAACTTCATGGAGCATCCCGCCCTGATACTGATCAGTTTCTTCGCCATAATCGATCCGCTCATATGCAGCGTCAGATTGGCCGGTTCCTTGCTCATTGATTGTGTACCCACTCATCTAAG GGGCAAGGCATTTGCTCTTATCACTATGATAGGTCGGTCCGGGGTTTTGATAACCAGTGTGTATGTTGGATATACCTTGTCGCACAGCTGCTACGTAACCTTCAATACCTTTATTGTAGTGCTCATAG TCTGCGGCATGCTTGTGTACTGGCTACCAACCCATTTTAAACACTCAAGCTTTACAAATTAg
- the LOC120450620 gene encoding putative transporter svop-1 isoform X3 — MSDIDEVFTKLGFGKMQFIILFCCFLMQIWMTNEQLGFGVVIAGASCEMDIHDRRLAWLLAANFSAQMISCFIWGELADLYGRRRVIGFASIVAIIFSLISALMPEYWSFMAVRTVCGFFIVASVVSLSTYLSEFTKVSLRPRVLTIMGYSLGVSMIYVPSLGGALLSMRMEPSGWRILLLCNQLPGIIGTTLLIFLPESPKYYLSIDDQEKAMKVMERVCRMNKGKDVTLKSLGVESLTQARLRPPQKRGARSVSRNQSAYGKIWQGHLVFLLYILYPYGPRFCSAHLDDANPGSYVYVW; from the exons ATGAGTGACATAGATGAGGTTTTTACCAAGCTGG GGTTCGGCAAGATGCAGttcataattttgttttgctgctttCTAATGCAGATTTGGATGACCAATGAGCAGCTGGGATTTGGTGTGGTGATAGCAGGGGCAAGTTGTGAAATGGATATACACGACCGGCGGTTGGCCTGGTTATTGGCTGCCAATTTCTCGGCCCAGATGATATCTTGTTTTATATGGGGCGAGCTGGCGGATCTGTACGGCAGACGCAGGGTCATCGGGTTTGCATCAATCGTTGCGATTATATTTTCCCTGATCTCGGCTCTCATGCCGGAGTATTGGAGCTTCATGGCCGTGCGTACAGTTTGTGGCTTCTT TATTGTGGCGTCTGTTGTCAGCCTATCGACGTACTTGAGTGAATTCACCAAGGTCTCCTTGCGACCCAGGGTGCTGACCATCATGGGCTATTCCCTCGGAGTAAGCATGATCTACGTGCCGT CTCTGGGCGGTGCGCTGCTGTCGATGCGAATGGAGCCCAGTGGCTGGCGCATCCTGCTGCTGTGCAACCAGCTGCCCGGAATCATCGGAACCACTCTTCTCATATTCCTGCCCGAGAGTCCCAAGTACTATCTGTCGATTGACGACCAGGAGAAGGCCATGAAGGTCATGGAAAGGGTCTGCCGAATGAACAAGGGCAAGGATGTTACACTGAAGAGTCTGGGCGTGGAGTCGCTCACCCAGGCGCGCCTGCGTCCACC CCAGAAACGAGGAGCGCGGTCAGTGTCACGAAACCAAAGTGCTTATGGTAAAATATGGCAAGGtcatttggtttttcttcTTTATATTCTTTACCCTTACGGGCCT AGGTTTTGCTCTGCCCATCTGGATGACGCGAATCCGGGTTCTTACGTCTACGTTTGGTGA
- the LOC120450621 gene encoding putative transporter SVOPL codes for MPAVDVDTALLTMGYGGGQVIIFVVSFFVYMYSVTESMSAGYLVVLTSCEFDTSPNERTLLANSLLGGMVASGLFIGFLADRYGRKFVIRLALVGALCFSMLSAFMPELYSLSVARIIVGTFLSAVASLQVGFLAEFHAVKWRPITVAICSQSQGLALIYCPLVAMAILPYKFHVDLSSNYDLRVWRFLMMFFMIPGWLALVGICLVPETPHFLMSVNRPDKALLALQWICRMNRKKWEDMDITLSVDNSGAVDQGGFWKNVGYEYKLLFTKPEVYKFFICLMLIFGIFFTSIGLGIWFPVIRNMDNSGSNRLCDLVNSNPTFKHEHEVINGTKKEASPCNDEMTNLIDPVYYGLTYIGCFILASLLVQFMLRKYVIALHILIAFLMGLSLNVLKQPTMVLIFFVLMMVLPGVLIPLATSVLVDCLPVNLRGKALCMVRSLARFGGVLGSTMIGLFIRVTCDVTFNIFNICLAICVVLAVVQPKDVV; via the exons ATGCCGGCCGTAGATGTGGACACTGCCCTGTTAACCATGG GTTATGGGGGTGGTCAGGTGATCATTTTCGTGGTGAGCTTTTTCGTGTACATGTACTCCGTAACAGAGTCCATGAGTGCTGGCTATCTCGTGGTGCTGACCTCCTGCGAGTTCGATACCTCACCCAATGAGAGGACCCTATTGGCCAACTCCCTGCTGGGCGGGATGGTTGCTTCCGGATTGTTTATTGGCTTTCTGGCGGACAGGTACGGGCGCAAGTTCGTTATCCGGCTGGCACTCGTTGGAGCCCTGTGCTTCTCGATGCTCTCCGCTTTCATGCCGGAGCTCTATTCGCTGTCTGTGGCACGGATAATAGTGGGAACCTT CCTATCGGCGGTTGCATCCTTGCAGGTGGGATTCCTGGCGGAGTTCCACGCGGTCAAGTGGCGACCCATAACTGTGGCCATTTGTAGCCAATCGCAGGGATTAGCTCTGATCTACTGTCCACTGGTGGCCATGGCTATTCTGCCCTACAAATTCCATGTGGACCTCAGCAGCAACTATGATTTACGGGTCTGGCGATTCCTGATGATGTTCTTCATGATTCCCGGCTGGTTGGCCCTTGTCGGCATCTGTCTGGTGCCGGAGACGCCGCACTTTCTCATGTCTGTCAATCGGCCGGACAAGGCACTCCTGGCCCTTCAGTGGATATGTCGGATGAACCGAAAGAAGTGGGAGGACATGGACATTACTTTGAGTGTAGATAACTCGGGTGCGGTCGATCAGGGAGGCTTCTGGAAGAATGTGGGTTACGAGTATAAACTGCTCTTTACCAAACCCGAAGTCTACAAGTTTTTCATCTGTCTCATGCTTATTTTTGGGATATTCTTCAC TTCCATTGGATTGGGAATCTGGTTTCCGGTCATTCGCAACATGGACAACTCTGGCTCGAATCGCTTATGCGACCTCGTCAATAGTAACCCAACATTTAAGCATGAGCACGAGGTGATCAATGGCACGAAAAAGGAGGCATCACCATGCAACGACGAGATGACCAACCTGATCGATCCCGTCTACTACGGCCTAACCTACATTGGTTGTTTCATACTGGCCTCGCTGCTGGTGCAGTTCATGCTCCGGAAGTATGTGATTGCCCTGCACATCTTGATTGCCTTTCTCATGGGCTTATCGCTAAACGTCCTAAAGCAGCCGACCATGGTGCTAATCTTCTTCGTGCTAATGATGGTCCTGCCTGGCGTCCTGATCCCGCTGGCCACCTCGGTGCTGGTCGACTGTCTGCCCGTCAATTTGCGCGGCAAGGCACTCTGTATGGTCAGATCCCTGGCGCGATTTGGTGGCGTTTTGGGCAGCACCATGATTGGGCTCTTTATAAGGGTCACTTGCGATGTAACCTTCAACATTTTCAATATCTGTCTGGCAA TTTGTGTCGTTCTGGCAGTCGTTCAACCCAAGGACGTAGTTTAA